One genomic window of Luteitalea pratensis includes the following:
- a CDS encoding aspartyl protease family protein, with amino-acid sequence MLVTPFLLLTILTAPAVPLPAQPMLGTVECRLRITAAGVPLVRVRVTSGHDAWFVLDTGATGTTLHAGLARRLGLHASGESHMTTLEATSRVATVRLGAFAIVGLPVTHGLDVAVHDMTLVRRSAPDADGIVGQDVLSRYDYLIDTEHARLTIGRFAAPSSGVHLPITTSAGRPVLLMDDGRGRYGLVLDTGADVLVMEAHAARQAIGDVPPVGRTRGRLETHLGARDVDVELHVGMRMANVDLPPLAMVRLPAEAWSMSPEVGLLPASLFSRVYVSTRMGEAVVWPK; translated from the coding sequence ATGCTAGTCACGCCATTCCTGCTGTTGACGATCCTGACCGCCCCCGCAGTTCCCCTGCCCGCGCAACCGATGCTCGGCACCGTCGAGTGCCGGCTGCGCATCACCGCCGCTGGCGTACCGCTCGTGCGTGTCCGTGTGACGTCCGGGCACGATGCATGGTTCGTCCTGGACACGGGTGCCACGGGCACCACGCTGCACGCCGGGCTCGCCCGCCGGCTGGGTCTCCACGCGTCGGGCGAGAGTCACATGACGACTCTCGAGGCCACGTCACGCGTCGCAACGGTACGGCTCGGCGCCTTCGCCATCGTCGGCCTGCCGGTCACACACGGGCTCGACGTCGCCGTACACGACATGACGCTGGTCCGTCGAAGCGCGCCCGACGCCGATGGGATCGTGGGCCAGGACGTGTTGTCGCGATACGACTACCTGATCGACACGGAGCACGCGCGGCTGACCATCGGACGATTCGCGGCACCCTCGTCCGGGGTACACCTGCCCATTACGACGAGCGCCGGCCGCCCGGTGCTGCTGATGGACGACGGACGCGGACGATACGGGCTGGTGCTGGATACGGGGGCGGACGTGCTGGTGATGGAGGCGCACGCGGCGCGGCAGGCCATCGGCGATGTGCCGCCGGTGGGTCGCACGCGGGGCCGGCTCGAAACCCACCTCGGTGCCCGTGACGTCGACGTCGAGCTTCACGTGGGCATGCGGATGGCGAATGTCGATCTGCCGCCACTCGCGATGGTGCGGCTCCCCGCGGAGGCCTGGTCGATGTCGCCCGAAGTCGGCTTGCTGCCGGCGTCGCTGT